A stretch of DNA from Yoonia sp. BS5-3:
TCATCAGGACCTGTTCCAGCTGCCGTTTATCGGCTTTGATTTGCGCAAGTGCCGGATCGTGATGCAGCCGCAACGTGACTTTCTCACCAACCAGACGGTTCAACAGATGGGTCAGATCAGACAACGTATCACGTAGATCAATGACCTCGGGCTGCAGGTTTTGCTTACGCGAAAACGCCAAAAGTTGCCCAACAAGGCTGGCTGCACGATTTGCGTTTTGGTGGATCTGGATCAAGTCACCATAGTTCTGATCGCCTTCATCATGGCGCAGAAGCAAAAGATCACAATGCCCAGAAATCGCCGTCAGCAAGTTATTAAAATCATGCGCCACGCCACCGGCCAGTTGACCAATCGCCTGCATCTTTTGGCTTTGCACAAATTGCGCCTCAAGCGTCTTCAATTCTGTGACATCGTTAAGTACCGCAATCAAATGCCGGTCGTCCGATCCGCCTGCGATATTCAACGTCACCTGCACAAATGTGTCCTGATTATTTCCCCGTCCGCGCAGAAATTGCGAGGCATGGCCCCCGCGCCCTTCGGCAGCTTCGCTTAGCCAATCATTCATTGGACGGCCTAAACCATCCAGAATATCGGCCATGCGCGATCCGTCCGTATCGTCCAAATGCAGCAGCTGACGCGCTTCGCGGTTCGAGGCCAAAACATCCCCGTTCGCCCCGATCTTCAAAAGCGGTACGGGCAAGTCTTCAATCGCATCCCATTCCGCCTCAAGCTGGCGGGGGGCTGCGTCAATCACCGCATCGGGAAGAATGAATACATCACGCCCGCCATGCTTGGCCTCAACGACCACGACAATGGCGCGGGTGCGGCCATTGGCCAGCCTTAATGTATGCGCCTGCCCTGAACGCAAAGGAAGATCCTCGATCACTTCGCCCACTGTCTTGGGCCGGCTGCCAATCAGCGCACGGGCTGCGTCATTCAGATGCGCAATCGTGCCGTTTGCGCTTGTATTGAGCAGCGGTAAGGGAATTTGTTCAGGACTGCGCCCGGCCCCGCCGCCAAGCTCGCCCAGATCATCCAAGCGCCACAGCATCCGATCGCGTGCGATAGACGAGACGCTCAACCGGAAATGCCCAGCACGGGTGACAATGTCTTCCTTGCTGGCACCACCATTGGCAACGCGGCGCACCAATCGCTGTAACACCCCTTCTGGGTTCGCCAGCATATCGGCCAAAATATCACAAAGCGATTGCCCCGCGCATTCGCCAAACCGGGCAATGGCAACGGGGTTTGCATAGGTGATGTTGCAATTGTCGTCGGTCAGAAACGCGTTATCCACATCATGTGACAGCAATTGCTGCGCGGTCATATCAAGCCGTTTTGTCCGCCCACCAAGTAATCTTTGACGCACGGCGACAGCCGCCCCTAAAAGCGCTAGAATGGCCGCACATATGACCAGTGCGAAACGTAAAAAGACCGACGGTACGAAGACTGCAATCAGGCAGCAAAGCCCTGCTGTCAGAAAGATTTTCCAAATCAAAGTCAGTTGAAACGGGCGTATCGCCGCCGGTGTTGGAACAGACTGATCTGTTGGCACGTCTTGACCTCTTAACTTTGATAATTCGGATTACGAAAGAAGAATTAACCAATGATTAAGCAGATTATAGTCAAAGATTGCGGCAAGCATAAGTTGTTTTCCGGGCCGGACATCATGCAGTGGTAGCGAAGCCCGGTTTCGCTCAACGGGATCAATCCTTTGCGAAGACCGCGCAAAAAAATCCATCGCCCCCTGAAAGCGGTGTAAAGTGATGCGCCCCCACTTGCGAAAAATCCGGATGACGCGCCAAAAACGCCGCGGATTGCTGATCATTTTCCACATCCAGCAAGGAACAGGTCGCATAGACAAGATGCCCGCCAGGCCGAACCAAACCAGAAGCGCGGCTGAGAATATTTTGTTGCATTTCCACAAGCTGATCCAACCGGTCCCGCGTCAGCAGCCATTTGCCATGCGGATCGCGGCGCCATGACCCGCTGCCCGAACAGGGCGCATCGACCAAAACCGTATGACACGCAGGCAATGCATCAAGATCTTCAGGTGGAACCAGATTGACCTGCGTTCCGGCGCGTGCGGCCCGCGCTGGCAAGTCGTTCATCCGCCGCAGATCGGCGTCATGCGCATAGAATTCACCGGCAATACGGCCCGCTACGGCCAAAACCTTGCCCCCGCCGCCCGCGCAGAAGTCAAGAAACCGTTCGCCCAGCGTCAACGGAACCAAATCCGCAACCGCCTGCGATGCGGCATCCTGCAACTCGATCATGCCGTTTAGATAGGGCTGCGCGTTCCTGATTTTCCGGGCGCCTTCCGAAATGTGTACAGCAGAGGGCGACAATGCATGGGCGGTCCCGATCACGCCCTCTGCGGCAAGTGCTGCAATCGCCTCTTCGCGGCTGGCCTTCATCAAATTAGCCCGGACATAAATGGGTGCACGTTCGCGCATTGCGCGGGCAATCGGCAAGGCCTGATCACCCTGAGAGCGCACCAAATCAGGCCATAGCCACTCGGGAAAATCCGCGTTTTCAGGGCCCGGTTCAGGTGCGGCGCGTTCGGCCTCAGTCAGCGCCGCAGGCGCATAGCGATCCGCGCCGAAGACCGCATCAGGATCTTGCCCGATATCGCGCAAATAACCGATCAAAAGCGCCCGACCTGTCTTGCCCGCCCCCAAAACCGCCAGGCTTTGTTTCTTCCGCAGGACGGCATAGACGATATCAGCAATCGCGGCACGGTCTTTGGAACCTGCATATCGGTTCTTGCGGCCCCAATGGGCCAAAGAACGGTCGGCCAATTCACCATCCTGGATGCGATCAATCACATCGATCGCCGCGCCAATTCTTGCCGCTGGTGTCATGGTGCACGCCCCTTTTGCTGGCACAAACTGCCGCCAGTCTCTAACAGCGAAGTCGGGACCCCAAAAGCGGTTTCTGATTACGCCTGGGTCGTTGCGCCAGTGATACCGGCGACCTGTGGCAGAAGAAACGGGATCCTGCCGTGGGACGGCGCAAGATTGACGCGCAAGCCGCAACTATAGGCATCTGACAATATCTGATCAGTCATCACAACGTCTGGGGCGGCTTGCAGAACCAGTCGCCCTTCTTTCATCAAAGCCACGCTATCGGCAAACATCGCGGTCAGGTTCAGATCATGCATCACGGCAATAACACAGCCCCCCGCATCTGCGTAAGCACGGGCGATTTGCATCACCTCTAGCTGGTGGCCAATATCCAGTGCAGATACAGGCTCATCAAGAAACAAATATGAAGGGGCCCCATTTCGCAACGGCTCCCATACCTGGACCAACACGCGGGCCAATTGGCAACGCTGCTGTTCTCCGCCAGAAAGTTCATGATAATGTCGCCCGGCAAAACCGGACAATCCAACATGGGCCAAAGCCTTTTCGGGCAAAGTGTCATCCGCCGCATCGATCCCCGCCAACAGACCTAAACGAACGACTTCAAGCACGGTGAAAGGAAACGCCAGACGCACCGATTGCGGCAACACCCCGCGCCGGGTCGCAAGCTGGGTGCCGGGGACATGGGCCTGATCCTCACCTTCGAGCAGAACCACGCCAGTATAGCCCAGCTCACCGGTCAGAGCCTTCAGTAGGGTTGTTTTGCCAGACCCGTTAGGCCCGACAATCGCCGTCAGGTTTCCCGGCGCTGCGCTGAATTTTACATCATGCAGAATTTGGCGCCTGCCAAGATGCACGCAAATATCTGTGGCTGATAACATCAGATTACATGTCCAGAATGCCGCGATTGCGCAGCAGGATATAAAGGAAAAACGGCCCGCCTATCGTGGCGGTCACGATCCCAATCGGCAGCTCAGCCGGGGCAATAATGGTCCGCGA
This window harbors:
- a CDS encoding ATP-binding protein, encoding MPTDQSVPTPAAIRPFQLTLIWKIFLTAGLCCLIAVFVPSVFLRFALVICAAILALLGAAVAVRQRLLGGRTKRLDMTAQQLLSHDVDNAFLTDDNCNITYANPVAIARFGECAGQSLCDILADMLANPEGVLQRLVRRVANGGASKEDIVTRAGHFRLSVSSIARDRMLWRLDDLGELGGGAGRSPEQIPLPLLNTSANGTIAHLNDAARALIGSRPKTVGEVIEDLPLRSGQAHTLRLANGRTRAIVVVVEAKHGGRDVFILPDAVIDAAPRQLEAEWDAIEDLPVPLLKIGANGDVLASNREARQLLHLDDTDGSRMADILDGLGRPMNDWLSEAAEGRGGHASQFLRGRGNNQDTFVQVTLNIAGGSDDRHLIAVLNDVTELKTLEAQFVQSQKMQAIGQLAGGVAHDFNNLLTAISGHCDLLLLRHDEGDQNYGDLIQIHQNANRAASLVGQLLAFSRKQNLQPEVIDLRDTLSDLTHLLNRLVGEKVTLRLHHDPALAQIKADKRQLEQVLMNLVVNARDAMSGAGEIKVTTENLTLKSQMVRDRAVVPPGDYVVVKVIDEGHGIPPDKLTKIFEPFWTTKRTSEGTGLGLSTAYGIVKQTGGYIFVDSDPGVGTQFSLLFPSYDLPVANAVPIKPESPKIAPVAVDGVVLLVEDEAPVRAFASRALRLRGYTVLEADCAEAALDLLEDRDLHVDIFVTDVIMPGLDGPTWVRQALLDRPETRVVFVSGYAEDAFSDAETPIPNSVFLPKPFSLNALTQTVHAQLQEEALSA
- a CDS encoding RsmB/NOP family class I SAM-dependent RNA methyltransferase, with the protein product MTPAARIGAAIDVIDRIQDGELADRSLAHWGRKNRYAGSKDRAAIADIVYAVLRKKQSLAVLGAGKTGRALLIGYLRDIGQDPDAVFGADRYAPAALTEAERAAPEPGPENADFPEWLWPDLVRSQGDQALPIARAMRERAPIYVRANLMKASREEAIAALAAEGVIGTAHALSPSAVHISEGARKIRNAQPYLNGMIELQDAASQAVADLVPLTLGERFLDFCAGGGGKVLAVAGRIAGEFYAHDADLRRMNDLPARAARAGTQVNLVPPEDLDALPACHTVLVDAPCSGSGSWRRDPHGKWLLTRDRLDQLVEMQQNILSRASGLVRPGGHLVYATCSLLDVENDQQSAAFLARHPDFSQVGAHHFTPLSGGDGFFCAVFAKD
- a CDS encoding heme ABC transporter ATP-binding protein, whose translation is MLSATDICVHLGRRQILHDVKFSAAPGNLTAIVGPNGSGKTTLLKALTGELGYTGVVLLEGEDQAHVPGTQLATRRGVLPQSVRLAFPFTVLEVVRLGLLAGIDAADDTLPEKALAHVGLSGFAGRHYHELSGGEQQRCQLARVLVQVWEPLRNGAPSYLFLDEPVSALDIGHQLEVMQIARAYADAGGCVIAVMHDLNLTAMFADSVALMKEGRLVLQAAPDVVMTDQILSDAYSCGLRVNLAPSHGRIPFLLPQVAGITGATTQA